A genomic window from Rhizobium sp. EC-SD404 includes:
- a CDS encoding MarR family winged helix-turn-helix transcriptional regulator, producing the protein MLQLRASEALGLWHRVSLDLVREAGPDLTLRQLAILSQIYLVPPPHTVRGLAATLKVTKPVITRALDRMGQMGLVDRIRDDDDRRNVIIKRTVKGALYLERLGDLIVASGRHLEE; encoded by the coding sequence ATGCTGCAATTGCGGGCCTCGGAAGCGCTCGGGCTCTGGCATCGCGTAAGCCTCGATCTCGTGCGGGAAGCGGGTCCGGACCTGACGCTGCGACAACTCGCGATCCTCAGCCAGATCTATCTCGTCCCGCCGCCGCATACAGTACGAGGCCTGGCGGCGACACTGAAGGTGACGAAGCCGGTGATTACACGGGCACTCGATCGCATGGGGCAGATGGGCCTGGTCGACCGTATCCGCGACGACGACGACAGGCGGAACGTGATCATCAAGCGCACCGTCAAGGGTGCGCTTTATCTGGAACGTCTGGGCGACCTCATCGTCGCGTCCGGGCGGCACTTGGAAGAGTGA
- a CDS encoding fatty acid desaturase — protein sequence MNIRPTHEATAEAQARAWAKVLAPYRKPDPLRSTYELAITAIPFVILWALTALAVTHGYWWGLVLTIPAAGFLVRLFIVQHDCGHGTLYQRRSVNDWIGRVLGVFTLTPYDYWRRTHAVHHATAGNLDKRGIGDITTLTVAEYRALPWLGRLRYRLYRHPVVMFGLGPAWLFICQYRLPFGLMRAGVQPWTSTLATNVAIAVPVALLMWLMGPIEFLLVQIPITLMAATAGVWLFYVQHQFEETHWSDADEWNFQNAALHGSSHYDLPVVLRWMSGNIGIHHVHHLSATVPFYRLPQVLRDHPELHEIGRITFMESLACVKLVLWDESARRLVSFRQARAIA from the coding sequence GTGAACATACGCCCTACCCATGAAGCGACTGCTGAGGCGCAGGCGCGCGCCTGGGCCAAAGTCCTCGCCCCCTATCGCAAGCCCGATCCCCTGCGCAGCACTTACGAACTGGCAATCACGGCCATTCCGTTCGTGATTCTCTGGGCATTGACCGCGCTGGCCGTGACGCACGGCTACTGGTGGGGTCTTGTCCTCACCATACCGGCAGCCGGATTCCTCGTACGGCTGTTCATCGTGCAGCACGATTGCGGCCACGGGACGCTTTACCAGCGCCGCAGCGTGAACGACTGGATCGGCCGCGTGCTCGGCGTCTTCACGCTGACGCCTTACGATTATTGGCGCCGGACCCACGCGGTTCACCACGCAACTGCCGGCAATCTCGACAAGCGTGGCATCGGCGACATCACGACCCTCACCGTCGCAGAATACCGTGCCCTGCCGTGGCTTGGGCGCCTGCGTTACCGGCTCTACCGCCACCCCGTCGTCATGTTCGGTCTCGGACCGGCCTGGCTCTTCATCTGCCAGTATCGCCTGCCCTTCGGCCTGATGCGCGCTGGTGTTCAGCCTTGGACATCGACACTCGCCACCAATGTTGCGATCGCCGTTCCGGTGGCCTTGCTGATGTGGCTGATGGGCCCGATCGAGTTTCTGCTGGTACAGATTCCGATCACCCTGATGGCGGCGACGGCTGGCGTCTGGCTGTTCTACGTGCAGCACCAGTTCGAAGAAACCCATTGGTCGGATGCCGACGAATGGAATTTCCAGAACGCGGCACTGCATGGAAGCTCGCACTACGATCTTCCGGTCGTCCTGCGCTGGATGAGCGGCAATATCGGCATTCATCACGTGCACCATCTCTCCGCAACGGTGCCGTTCTACCGGCTGCCGCAAGTGCTTCGGGACCATCCGGAATTGCACGAGATCGGCCGCATCACCTTTATGGAAAGCCTCGCCTGCGTGAAGCTCGTGCTTTGGGACGAAAGCGCAAGGCGGCTTGTCTCCTTCCGGCAGGCGCGGGCCATCGCCTAA
- a CDS encoding glyoxylate/hydroxypyruvate reductase A has protein sequence MMDTLRKGRVLLSLTGWSPDVWVDALRRQAPDREIVLAPDHPADPTIDYAVVWKQPHGILKDLPNLKAIFSIGAGVDHLFQDPHVPDVPIVRVVSTDLTLRMSEYVVWQVLDHHRKGPAYRDQQRRCIWREDLAQKSADKVTVGIMGLGHLGLDAATKLQALGFRVTGWSRRPKKSASGITVFAGEDQLGAFLGSADMIVCLLPLTPDTAGILAAPLFAQMKKPGPDFAGPILINAGRGGLQNEADILLALESGALAAASLDVFESEPLPASSPLWRHPRVTITPHAAAASSPAKIIPPMVTQMNRHDAGEPLTDLVDRAAGY, from the coding sequence ATGATGGACACGTTACGCAAGGGCCGCGTTCTTCTGTCGCTCACCGGTTGGTCCCCGGACGTCTGGGTCGATGCGCTGCGCCGGCAAGCACCGGATCGCGAAATCGTGCTGGCGCCCGACCATCCCGCCGATCCGACGATCGACTATGCGGTCGTCTGGAAGCAACCGCACGGGATCCTGAAGGACCTGCCGAACCTCAAGGCGATCTTTTCGATCGGAGCCGGCGTCGATCACCTCTTCCAGGACCCGCATGTGCCGGACGTCCCCATCGTCAGGGTCGTCTCGACCGATCTCACGCTGCGCATGAGCGAATATGTCGTCTGGCAGGTGCTCGACCATCACCGGAAGGGCCCGGCTTATCGGGACCAGCAACGGCGTTGCATCTGGCGTGAAGACCTCGCCCAGAAATCGGCGGACAAGGTCACCGTCGGCATTATGGGCCTGGGACATCTCGGGCTCGATGCGGCGACCAAGTTGCAGGCACTGGGCTTTCGGGTCACGGGCTGGTCCCGCCGGCCGAAAAAATCGGCTTCCGGCATCACGGTATTCGCTGGTGAAGACCAACTCGGTGCGTTTCTGGGCTCTGCCGACATGATCGTCTGCCTGTTGCCGCTGACGCCCGATACGGCCGGCATTCTCGCAGCGCCGCTTTTCGCACAGATGAAGAAGCCCGGACCGGACTTCGCGGGGCCCATCCTCATCAATGCGGGCCGCGGCGGATTGCAGAACGAGGCTGATATCCTGCTAGCCCTCGAAAGCGGTGCACTGGCCGCCGCCAGCCTCGATGTCTTCGAAAGCGAACCGCTGCCCGCCTCAAGCCCACTCTGGCGTCATCCGCGGGTGACGATCACTCCGCATGCCGCGGCGGCCTCCTCGCCAGCCAAGATCATCCCGCCGATGGTTACGCAGATGAACCGCCACGATGCAGGCGAGCCGCTGACCGACCTTGTCGATCGCGCCGCCGGCTATTGA
- a CDS encoding tetratricopeptide repeat protein has product MTRATSVSRTARMGAILALGIALSACASSRDQMSTGSIPGGDSRKPVAAMNTVEIDAATRRVGSAYERDPQDKSIGMSYASILNMNGRADQALAVMQQVAISHPSDNDVLAAFGKAQAAAGELQPALDTIRRAQTPDMPDWRLLSAEGAILDQLDRPEEARALYRKALDIQPNEPSVLSNLGMSYLLKGDLPAAETYLKTAVAQPEADSRVRQNLALVVGLQGRFGEAEQIAGAELAPAQAAANVAYLRSILAQQNAWADLADRDASATN; this is encoded by the coding sequence ATGACACGAGCCACTTCTGTATCCCGAACCGCCCGTATGGGCGCCATTCTGGCGCTAGGCATCGCGCTTTCGGCATGCGCCTCCAGCCGCGACCAGATGTCGACCGGCTCCATTCCCGGCGGTGATTCGCGCAAACCGGTCGCCGCCATGAACACCGTCGAAATCGATGCCGCGACCCGGCGCGTCGGCTCCGCCTATGAGCGCGACCCGCAGGACAAGTCGATCGGCATGAGCTACGCCAGCATCCTCAACATGAACGGGCGCGCCGACCAGGCGCTGGCGGTCATGCAACAGGTTGCCATCTCGCATCCCTCAGACAACGATGTGTTGGCAGCCTTCGGCAAGGCGCAGGCTGCGGCCGGCGAATTGCAGCCGGCACTGGATACGATCCGCCGCGCCCAGACGCCCGACATGCCCGATTGGCGGCTGTTGTCGGCGGAAGGCGCGATCCTTGACCAGCTCGATCGCCCAGAGGAAGCCCGCGCGCTTTACCGCAAGGCGCTCGACATCCAGCCGAACGAGCCATCCGTTCTCTCCAATCTCGGCATGTCCTACCTGCTGAAGGGCGATCTGCCGGCTGCGGAGACCTATCTCAAGACGGCTGTGGCCCAGCCGGAAGCCGACAGCCGCGTGCGCCAGAACCTCGCGCTCGTCGTCGGCCTTCAGGGTAGGTTCGGCGAAGCGGAACAGATCGCAGGGGCCGAACTGGCGCCCGCCCAGGCTGCCGCGAACGTCGCTTATCTGCGCAGCATTCTCGCCCAACAGAATGCCTGGGCCGATCTTGCCGACAGGGACGCTAGCGCGACGAACTGA
- a CDS encoding DUF1801 domain-containing protein, giving the protein MADDPQKQPRADDQPRLLSGGNPQIAKGYGEAPVQAYISAMPGWKSDLGRRLDALITETVPDVRKAVKWNSPLYGADDNGWFLSFHCFAKYVKVAFFRGASLDPVPPGTSKQEQVRYLDIREDAILDETQFRAWVQQASVLPSEKM; this is encoded by the coding sequence ATGGCCGACGATCCGCAAAAGCAGCCCAGGGCCGACGATCAGCCCCGACTCCTGTCCGGTGGCAATCCGCAAATCGCCAAGGGGTACGGCGAGGCGCCGGTGCAAGCCTATATTTCCGCAATGCCGGGATGGAAAAGTGATCTCGGGCGACGGCTCGATGCTTTGATAACCGAGACCGTCCCTGATGTCCGTAAGGCCGTCAAATGGAACTCTCCTCTCTACGGCGCGGACGATAATGGCTGGTTTCTCAGTTTTCACTGCTTCGCGAAATACGTGAAGGTCGCGTTCTTTCGCGGCGCCTCGCTCGACCCGGTGCCCCCGGGCACCTCCAAGCAGGAGCAGGTGCGCTATCTCGATATCCGCGAGGACGCCATCCTCGACGAGACGCAGTTTCGCGCATGGGTTCAGCAGGCAAGCGTGCTGCCGAGCGAGAAGATGTAG
- a CDS encoding ABC transporter ATP-binding protein, giving the protein MTNAPSTPLLSVQDLSVAFHQEGVTVPAVDHVSFDIHAGETVALVGESGSGKSVSALSVLRLLPYPAASHPSGRILFDGQDLLSADVKALRRVRGNDITMIFQEPMTSLNPLHSIEKQIAEILMLHQGIRENEARPQVIDLMHQVGIREPEKRLEAFPHQLSGGQRQRVMIAMALANRPKLLIADEPTTALDVTVQAQILELLKSLKDKHGMAMLFITHDLGIVRKIADRVCVMTKGKIVETGPTAEIFANPQHDYTRHLLAAEPKGRAPALNENAPVVLSGTGVKVWFPIKKGFLRKTVDHVKAVDGIDLELRAGQTLGVVGESGSGKTTLGLALTRLIASEGRIGFVGKDINAFSFAEMKPLRNRMQVVFQDPYGSLSPRMSIAEIVAEGLAIHEPKLSASERDAKVVEALQEVGLNPETRFRYPHEFSGGQRQRVAIARAMVLKPRFVMLDEPTSALDMSVQAQVVDLLRDLQKKHDLAYLFISHDLKVVRALANEVMVMRNGKVVERGTSDQIFDNPQTDYTKALMAAAFDMETVAREAVNQ; this is encoded by the coding sequence TTGACCAACGCGCCAAGCACGCCCCTCCTGTCCGTTCAGGATCTGTCGGTCGCCTTCCATCAGGAGGGCGTCACCGTTCCGGCGGTCGATCACGTGTCGTTCGATATCCATGCCGGGGAAACGGTGGCGCTCGTCGGCGAATCCGGGTCCGGCAAATCGGTCTCGGCGCTTTCGGTGCTGAGATTGCTGCCCTACCCGGCGGCCAGCCATCCATCGGGACGCATCCTGTTCGACGGCCAGGATCTGCTGTCGGCCGATGTGAAAGCGCTGAGGCGCGTGCGCGGCAACGACATCACGATGATCTTCCAGGAGCCGATGACATCGCTCAATCCGCTCCACTCCATCGAAAAGCAGATCGCAGAAATCCTGATGCTGCATCAGGGCATCCGTGAGAACGAGGCGCGGCCGCAGGTCATCGACCTCATGCACCAGGTCGGCATTCGCGAGCCGGAGAAGCGGCTGGAGGCGTTTCCGCACCAGTTGTCGGGTGGGCAGCGCCAGCGCGTCATGATCGCCATGGCGCTCGCCAACCGGCCGAAGCTTCTGATTGCGGATGAGCCGACGACCGCGCTCGACGTGACCGTTCAGGCGCAGATCCTGGAGCTTCTGAAATCGCTGAAAGACAAGCACGGCATGGCCATGCTGTTCATCACCCACGACCTCGGCATCGTCCGCAAGATCGCCGACCGTGTCTGCGTCATGACCAAGGGCAAGATCGTCGAGACGGGACCGACCGCCGAGATCTTTGCCAATCCGCAGCATGATTACACGCGCCATCTGCTGGCGGCCGAGCCCAAGGGCCGCGCGCCTGCCTTGAACGAGAACGCGCCCGTCGTGCTTTCCGGCACCGGCGTGAAGGTCTGGTTTCCGATCAAGAAGGGGTTCCTGCGAAAGACCGTCGACCATGTGAAGGCGGTCGACGGCATCGATCTCGAACTGCGCGCCGGCCAGACGCTCGGCGTCGTCGGCGAGTCCGGATCCGGCAAGACCACGCTGGGCCTCGCGTTGACGCGCCTGATCGCATCGGAGGGCCGCATCGGCTTCGTCGGCAAGGACATCAATGCCTTTTCGTTCGCCGAGATGAAGCCGCTGCGCAATCGCATGCAGGTCGTATTCCAGGATCCCTACGGATCGCTCTCGCCACGCATGTCGATCGCGGAGATCGTGGCCGAAGGGCTTGCGATCCACGAACCCAAGCTTTCCGCCAGCGAGCGCGATGCAAAGGTCGTCGAAGCGCTGCAGGAAGTGGGCCTCAATCCGGAAACCCGCTTCCGCTATCCGCATGAGTTTTCCGGCGGGCAGCGCCAGCGCGTCGCCATCGCGCGCGCCATGGTGCTGAAGCCGCGTTTCGTGATGCTGGACGAACCGACCTCGGCGCTCGACATGAGCGTGCAGGCACAGGTGGTCGATCTCCTGCGCGATCTGCAGAAGAAGCACGATCTCGCCTATCTCTTCATCAGCCACGATCTGAAAGTGGTTCGTGCGCTTGCCAACGAGGTGATGGTGATGCGCAACGGCAAGGTGGTGGAACGCGGAACATCCGACCAGATCTTCGATAACCCGCAGACGGATTATACCAAGGCGCTGATGGCAGCAGCCTTCGATATGGAAACCGTCGCCAGGGAAGCGGTCAACCAGTGA
- a CDS encoding NlpC/P60 family protein: MLDRRLNAFRADLAEQRLKGLVEAETFTEGTAGRVTAPLADLRPHPDAKVGIDSQLLLGERVQIFDRANGFAWVRAELDGYVGYVSESAIEDISDEAPTHWVTALRTYRYAEPDMKRPIVDQLSIGSRLRVIGETEVRGTRYALTDNSYAVVAAHLAPIDTASLDHVAWAARFIETPYLWGGRSGFGIDCSGLVQMTLMMSGKTAPRDSDMQANALGVEIGFDERSRGDFVFWRGHVAILEDEETVIHANGHTMTVARETLADAITRIGPVYGQPTNLRRV; this comes from the coding sequence ATGCTTGATCGAAGGCTGAACGCCTTTCGCGCCGACCTGGCCGAGCAGCGGCTGAAAGGCCTGGTTGAGGCCGAGACCTTTACCGAAGGCACGGCAGGGCGGGTGACGGCGCCGCTCGCAGATCTCAGGCCGCATCCCGACGCAAAGGTCGGAATCGATAGCCAGTTGCTCCTGGGAGAGCGGGTGCAGATATTCGACCGCGCGAACGGGTTCGCCTGGGTCCGTGCCGAGCTTGACGGCTATGTGGGCTATGTATCGGAAAGCGCGATCGAGGACATCAGTGATGAGGCGCCGACCCATTGGGTGACGGCGCTGCGGACCTATCGATACGCCGAACCGGACATGAAGCGGCCGATCGTCGACCAGCTTTCGATCGGAAGCCGGTTAAGAGTTATTGGTGAGACAGAGGTCCGTGGCACGCGCTACGCGCTGACGGACAACAGTTATGCCGTGGTCGCCGCCCATTTGGCTCCGATCGACACTGCTTCGTTGGACCATGTCGCCTGGGCTGCGCGCTTTATCGAGACGCCGTATCTCTGGGGCGGGCGATCCGGGTTTGGCATCGATTGTTCCGGCCTAGTCCAGATGACGCTGATGATGTCAGGCAAGACCGCGCCGCGTGACAGCGACATGCAGGCCAACGCTCTGGGTGTCGAGATCGGCTTCGATGAGCGCAGCCGCGGCGATTTCGTCTTTTGGAGGGGACACGTCGCGATCCTGGAGGACGAAGAGACCGTGATCCACGCCAACGGTCATACGATGACGGTTGCCCGTGAAACCCTCGCGGATGCCATCACTCGCATTGGTCCGGTCTACGGCCAGCCGACGAACCTTCGCCGGGTCTAA
- a CDS encoding NUDIX hydrolase, with translation MTEASIDLRDGESRIRIDARETLFSGFRTYDLVTFAEANQATGLVEPDDSAQVLTRELLVTHRTAAVLPYDPKSGDIILLRQFRLAAHLRTGRGMMIEIVAGAVDAGEDVEAAALRELTEETGLVAETLHWAADFLPTPGMADEYATLFVAPVDATAFHAQAGTDEDETIFPFRVSLEDAIAAADAGFITNGFTLLALNWFARHHARFVDLQDA, from the coding sequence GTGACCGAAGCGTCGATCGACCTCAGGGACGGCGAGAGCCGCATCCGCATCGATGCGCGCGAGACGTTGTTTTCGGGCTTTCGCACCTATGATCTCGTCACCTTCGCGGAAGCCAACCAGGCGACAGGGCTGGTCGAGCCGGATGACAGCGCGCAGGTGCTGACGCGCGAGCTTCTGGTTACGCACCGCACGGCCGCGGTTCTTCCCTACGATCCAAAAAGCGGCGATATCATCCTGCTTCGGCAATTCCGGCTCGCGGCGCATCTGCGCACCGGGCGCGGCATGATGATCGAGATCGTCGCCGGCGCAGTCGATGCAGGCGAGGACGTCGAGGCCGCGGCACTGCGGGAACTGACGGAGGAAACGGGCCTCGTCGCCGAGACGCTGCACTGGGCAGCCGATTTCCTGCCGACGCCCGGAATGGCGGACGAATATGCCACGCTTTTCGTCGCGCCGGTCGATGCGACCGCATTCCACGCGCAGGCTGGCACCGACGAGGACGAAACGATCTTCCCATTCCGCGTATCGCTTGAAGATGCCATTGCCGCTGCGGACGCTGGCTTCATCACCAACGGCTTCACGCTGCTCGCCCTCAACTGGTTTGCCCGCCACCACGCCCGCTTTGTCGATCTACAGGACGCATGA
- a CDS encoding methyltransferase domain-containing protein encodes MGDRNQLLFVERNASHFDGPFLEIGSRDYGDTQNLRALFAPKGDYIGIDALEGAGVDRVVDLTQPMETISAALGGQRFGTIFCMSVMEHCRQPFAMADAITKLLKPGGVLCLSVPFAWQFHGYPSDYWRFTHEGVKQLFPDLVFDEAKGHAALRDGEFNPLDTEIGKVTLSTSMHRKAGKAGRAVGAGLLKMIGRTPVFGWALGHPYLLAPTMINMVGRKPTA; translated from the coding sequence ATGGGCGATCGCAATCAGCTTCTGTTCGTCGAGCGGAATGCGTCACATTTCGACGGACCGTTTCTCGAGATCGGGTCGCGCGACTACGGCGACACCCAGAATCTCAGGGCCCTTTTCGCGCCCAAGGGAGACTATATCGGCATCGATGCGCTCGAAGGGGCAGGCGTCGATCGCGTCGTCGACCTGACGCAGCCGATGGAGACGATCTCAGCCGCCCTGGGCGGCCAGCGCTTCGGCACGATCTTCTGCATGAGCGTGATGGAACATTGCAGGCAGCCTTTCGCCATGGCGGATGCGATCACAAAGTTGCTGAAGCCCGGAGGCGTGCTCTGCCTGTCGGTGCCCTTCGCCTGGCAGTTCCATGGCTATCCATCGGACTATTGGCGCTTCACCCATGAAGGCGTGAAGCAGCTGTTTCCGGATCTGGTGTTCGACGAAGCCAAGGGACATGCGGCTTTGCGGGATGGCGAATTCAACCCTCTCGACACCGAGATCGGCAAGGTGACGCTCAGCACATCGATGCATCGCAAGGCGGGCAAGGCCGGTCGCGCCGTGGGTGCTGGTCTTCTCAAGATGATCGGCCGCACGCCGGTTTTCGGCTGGGCTCTCGGCCATCCCTATCTGCTTGCCCCAACCATGATCAACATGGTCGGGAGAAAGCCCACCGCCTGA
- a CDS encoding leucyl aminopeptidase family protein has translation MPVWPLAKGGDASHVPQHAKDWADRAGFKADVGMLLPVPSADGALSGILVGMGSKPLPLAAGRLARLLPKGDWRYAGPADGAEDFALGYGLGSYRFDRYRTNGNGADLPAMALPDTVDGARIERLIAGSFLARDLINTPTNDMGPQQLEDAFRALGARFGATITVNKGDALLDQNFPMIHAVGRASADAPRLLELRHGRAGAPKVTLVGKGVCFDTGGLDIKPASGMLLMKKDMGGAANVMGLAFMLMDAGLDIDLTVLVPAVENAIAGNAFRPGDILSSRKGLTVEIGNTDAEGRLVLADALALACEREPELLIDMATLTGAARVALGPDLPPYYTDDESLAADIDEAQRAVADPLWRLPLHMGYDGDLSSKVADLNNAPSGGFAGSITAALFLKRFVSGAGSWVHFDIYGWNPKDRPQSPMGGEAQAIRALYHLLEKRYG, from the coding sequence TTGCCCGTGTGGCCGCTGGCCAAGGGCGGGGACGCTTCGCATGTGCCGCAGCACGCCAAGGACTGGGCGGATCGGGCTGGGTTCAAGGCGGATGTGGGCATGCTGCTGCCGGTCCCCTCAGCGGATGGCGCTTTGTCCGGGATTCTCGTCGGCATGGGCTCCAAGCCGCTGCCTCTCGCGGCCGGTCGGCTTGCCCGGCTGCTGCCCAAAGGCGATTGGCGCTATGCAGGCCCGGCAGACGGTGCCGAGGATTTCGCCCTTGGCTATGGTCTGGGCTCCTACCGATTCGACCGTTACCGCACGAACGGCAATGGCGCCGACCTGCCTGCGATGGCACTTCCCGATACGGTCGATGGCGCGCGCATCGAGCGCCTGATCGCCGGCTCGTTTCTTGCCCGTGATCTGATCAACACGCCGACAAACGACATGGGCCCGCAGCAACTCGAAGATGCCTTCAGGGCCTTGGGCGCGCGGTTCGGCGCCACCATCACGGTCAACAAGGGCGACGCGCTTCTGGACCAGAACTTTCCGATGATCCATGCGGTGGGCCGCGCAAGCGCGGACGCGCCGCGGCTTTTGGAGCTGCGCCATGGCCGCGCGGGCGCACCGAAGGTGACGCTGGTCGGCAAGGGCGTCTGTTTCGATACCGGCGGCCTCGATATCAAGCCGGCCTCCGGCATGCTGTTGATGAAGAAGGACATGGGTGGGGCGGCCAATGTCATGGGTCTCGCCTTCATGCTGATGGATGCGGGCCTCGATATCGACCTGACGGTGCTGGTGCCTGCGGTGGAGAATGCCATTGCCGGTAACGCCTTCCGCCCCGGCGACATCCTGTCGAGCCGAAAGGGGTTGACGGTTGAGATCGGCAACACCGACGCAGAAGGCCGTCTCGTGCTGGCCGATGCGCTGGCGCTCGCCTGCGAGCGGGAGCCGGAACTGCTGATAGACATGGCGACGCTGACGGGGGCCGCCCGCGTCGCGCTTGGACCCGACCTGCCACCCTATTACACCGATGACGAGAGCCTTGCCGCCGACATCGACGAGGCGCAGCGCGCCGTTGCCGACCCGCTTTGGCGCCTGCCCCTGCACATGGGCTATGATGGCGATCTGTCGAGCAAGGTCGCCGACCTCAACAACGCCCCATCCGGCGGCTTTGCCGGCTCGATCACCGCAGCGCTCTTTCTCAAGCGCTTCGTGTCAGGAGCGGGCTCCTGGGTCCATTTCGACATCTATGGCTGGAACCCGAAGGATCGGCCGCAATCGCCGATGGGCGGCGAGGCGCAGGCGATCCGCGCGCTGTATCATCTTCTCGAAAAACGCTATGGCTGA
- the lepA gene encoding translation elongation factor 4 yields MTRSVNETPLSHIRNFSIVAHIDHGKSTLADRLIQMTGSLEMREMKEQILDAMDIERERGITIKANTVRLEYDAKDGEHYVLNLIDTPGHVDFAYEVSRSLSACEGSLLVVDASQGVEAQTLANVYQALDNDHEIVTVLNKIDLPAAEPERIKAQIEEVIGLDTADAVEISAKTGLGVENVLEAIVKRLPPPKGGNRNDPLKALLVDSWYDSYLGVIVLVRVLDGHLKKGQIIRMMGTDAKYTVERVGVITPKMVTVEELGPGEIGFITGSIKEVADTRVGDTITEDKRPTSTMLPGFKPAQPVVFCGLFPVDAADFEDLRAAMGKLRLNDASFSFEMESSAALGFGFRCGFLGLLHLEIVQERLEREFDLDLIATAPSVVYKLSMTDGTERELHNPADMPDVVKIREIHEPWIRATILTPDDYLGAVLKLCQDRRGIQVDLSYVGNRAMVIYDLPLNEVVFDFYDRLKSLSKGYASFDYQITEYREGNLVKMQILVNSEPVDALSMMVHRSAAERRGREMCEKLKELIPKHMFKIPIQAAIGGSVIARETISALRKDVTAKCYGGDASRKRKLLDKQKEGKKRMRQFGKVDIPQEAFIAALKMSDQ; encoded by the coding sequence ATGACCAGATCCGTGAACGAAACGCCGCTTTCCCATATCCGTAACTTTTCCATCGTCGCCCATATCGACCATGGAAAGTCGACGCTTGCCGACCGTCTCATCCAGATGACCGGCTCGCTCGAGATGCGCGAAATGAAGGAGCAGATCCTCGACGCGATGGATATCGAGCGCGAGCGCGGCATCACGATCAAGGCCAACACCGTCCGGCTCGAATATGATGCAAAGGACGGCGAGCATTACGTCCTGAACCTCATCGACACGCCCGGCCATGTTGACTTCGCCTACGAAGTCTCTCGGTCGCTGTCGGCCTGCGAAGGCTCGCTGCTGGTCGTCGATGCGAGCCAGGGCGTCGAAGCGCAGACGCTTGCAAACGTTTATCAAGCGCTCGACAACGACCACGAGATCGTCACCGTCCTCAACAAGATCGACCTGCCGGCCGCCGAGCCGGAGCGCATCAAGGCGCAGATCGAGGAAGTGATCGGACTGGATACCGCCGATGCGGTCGAAATTTCCGCAAAGACGGGCCTCGGCGTCGAGAATGTGCTGGAAGCGATCGTCAAGCGCCTGCCACCGCCGAAGGGTGGCAACCGCAACGATCCGCTGAAGGCGCTTCTCGTCGACAGCTGGTACGACAGCTATCTTGGCGTCATCGTCCTCGTTCGGGTGCTCGACGGGCATTTGAAGAAGGGCCAGATCATCCGAATGATGGGCACCGACGCAAAATACACCGTCGAGCGCGTCGGCGTGATCACGCCGAAGATGGTGACGGTCGAGGAGCTCGGCCCCGGCGAAATCGGCTTCATCACCGGCTCGATCAAGGAAGTGGCCGATACGCGCGTCGGCGACACGATCACCGAGGACAAGCGCCCGACATCTACGATGCTGCCTGGCTTCAAGCCGGCGCAGCCGGTCGTGTTCTGCGGCCTGTTCCCCGTCGACGCCGCCGACTTCGAGGATTTGCGCGCCGCAATGGGCAAGCTTCGCCTCAACGATGCGTCGTTTTCCTTCGAGATGGAAAGCTCGGCGGCGTTGGGCTTCGGCTTCCGCTGCGGCTTCCTCGGCCTGCTGCACCTCGAAATCGTACAGGAGCGCCTGGAGCGCGAGTTCGATCTCGACCTGATCGCGACGGCACCGTCCGTCGTCTACAAGCTGTCGATGACCGATGGCACCGAGCGCGAACTGCATAACCCGGCCGACATGCCCGATGTGGTCAAGATCCGTGAAATCCACGAGCCATGGATCCGCGCGACCATCCTGACGCCGGACGACTATCTCGGCGCAGTTCTCAAGCTTTGCCAGGATCGCCGCGGCATTCAGGTCGACCTGTCCTATGTCGGCAATCGCGCCATGGTCATCTACGACCTGCCGCTGAACGAAGTCGTCTTCGATTTCTACGACCGGCTGAAGTCCCTTTCGAAGGGCTATGCCTCCTTCGACTACCAGATCACCGAGTATCGCGAGGGCAACCTCGTGAAGATGCAGATCCTCGTCAATTCCGAGCCCGTCGACGCTCTGTCGATGATGGTGCACCGCTCGGCTGCCGAACGCCGCGGCCGCGAAATGTGCGAGAAGCTCAAGGAGCTGATCCCCAAGCACATGTTCAAGATCCCGATCCAGGCGGCGATCGGCGGCTCGGTCATCGCCCGCGAGACTATCTCGGCGCTGCGCAAGGACGTGACGGCCAAGTGCTATGGCGGCGACGCCAGCCGCAAGCGCAAGCTCCTCGACAAGCAGAAAGAGGGCAAGAAGCGCATGCGGCAGTTCGGCAAGGTCGACATCCCGCAGGAAGCCTTCATCGCCGCCCTGAAGATGAGCGACCAGTAG